The following are from one region of the Thiocapsa rosea genome:
- a CDS encoding recombinase RecT, which yields MATKPRTQPTPAVPQSSARLAISDTTLAELNLDHGTWRVLTESIFPSAKTAEGILLAVRYCQARGLDVLKRPVHVVPMYSRALGHEVETVWPGINEIQITAARTGQWAGLDPARYGPETTRLFQGRAKTEHGWQDARIEVTFPEWAEVTVYRLVNGVRCAFTETVFWEETYARLAGGEVPTAMWIKRPRGQLLKCAKAASLRAAFPEEASYTAEEMAGKTIEPDEVVPIRESTPEPEGRASEPEPEPEPAPSTTGLDAAFKHKLAKLIERAAGAGAWAQAEDYLHERFTGEQLGFALDELGKAAAASVQAQAA from the coding sequence ATGGCAACCAAACCCCGCACGCAACCGACACCCGCAGTCCCGCAATCCTCTGCACGCCTGGCCATCTCCGATACCACGCTCGCCGAGCTGAACCTCGACCACGGCACCTGGCGCGTGCTCACCGAGAGCATCTTTCCGAGTGCCAAGACCGCCGAAGGCATCCTCTTGGCGGTCCGCTACTGCCAAGCCCGTGGACTCGATGTCCTCAAGCGCCCGGTGCATGTGGTTCCGATGTACAGCCGCGCCCTCGGCCACGAGGTCGAAACGGTCTGGCCCGGCATCAACGAGATCCAGATCACCGCAGCACGCACCGGACAATGGGCCGGTCTGGATCCGGCACGCTACGGCCCCGAGACCACACGGCTCTTTCAGGGACGGGCCAAGACCGAGCACGGCTGGCAGGATGCCCGTATCGAGGTGACCTTCCCCGAATGGGCCGAGGTCACCGTCTACCGTCTGGTCAACGGCGTGCGCTGCGCCTTTACCGAAACGGTCTTCTGGGAGGAGACCTACGCGCGCCTGGCCGGCGGGGAGGTCCCGACCGCCATGTGGATCAAGCGACCACGCGGGCAACTGCTCAAGTGCGCCAAGGCCGCCAGTCTCAGAGCCGCGTTCCCGGAAGAGGCAAGCTACACGGCCGAGGAGATGGCCGGCAAGACCATCGAACCCGATGAAGTCGTTCCGATCCGCGAGAGCACTCCCGAGCCTGAAGGTCGGGCGTCCGAGCCGGAGCCGGAACCCGAACCGGCACCATCGACGACGGGGCTGGATGCCGCCTTCAAACACAAGCTCGCCAAGCTCATCGAACGGGCCGCGGGTGCAGGCGCCTGGGCACAGGCCGAGGACTATCTGCACGAGCGCTTCACCGGAGAACAGCTCGGCTTCGCGCTCGATGAACTGGGCAAGGCCGCAGCCGCGTCCGTTCAGGCGCAAGCCGCTTAA
- a CDS encoding DUF3150 domain-containing protein, whose translation MYTITRITDRLTLVMLDIAIWSGRKKLRAEDLHLSDGEIPPEELVSLGSKRVCGPEPLKAFHRIKQSAERACLRVGTRFLGGFAVPHAHAEALADALALLKTEFDGETGSFLADYDQALEAWISSLPDWEEPIRRAIEPANVVGGRLRFGYQLVQIAPAEQPGTLEQEIQGLGDGIFAEVEQMARDLEGSFEGKDKLHRRALGTFARIREKLACLSFIDPRIQPVVDTIDDWALRLPKTGPIAGAIFNEGMGLALLLSDAERMARHGAGQLASRQGQPPEEPEPEPTPAVDFEAEFADLFGTGPTWSTPVQPEGPPREARAEHEDAGFFF comes from the coding sequence ATGTACACCATCACCCGCATTACCGACCGGCTCACCCTGGTCATGCTCGACATCGCCATCTGGTCGGGACGCAAGAAGCTGCGCGCCGAGGACCTGCATCTCTCCGACGGCGAGATTCCCCCCGAGGAGCTGGTCTCGCTCGGCTCCAAGCGGGTCTGTGGCCCCGAACCGCTCAAAGCCTTCCACCGCATCAAACAGAGCGCCGAGCGGGCCTGTCTGCGCGTCGGTACCCGCTTTCTCGGCGGCTTCGCCGTGCCGCACGCCCATGCCGAGGCCCTCGCCGACGCCCTGGCGCTTCTGAAAACCGAGTTCGACGGCGAGACTGGATCCTTCCTCGCCGACTACGACCAGGCACTGGAGGCATGGATCTCCAGCCTGCCGGACTGGGAGGAACCCATCCGCCGTGCGATCGAGCCGGCGAACGTCGTCGGCGGGCGTCTGCGCTTCGGCTACCAGCTCGTGCAGATCGCACCGGCCGAACAGCCCGGAACCCTGGAGCAGGAGATTCAGGGACTCGGCGACGGGATCTTTGCCGAAGTCGAGCAGATGGCTCGCGACCTGGAAGGCAGCTTCGAGGGCAAGGACAAGCTGCATCGCCGTGCGCTCGGCACCTTCGCGCGCATCCGCGAGAAGCTCGCCTGTCTGTCGTTCATCGATCCCAGGATTCAGCCGGTCGTGGACACCATCGACGATTGGGCACTGCGCTTGCCCAAGACCGGCCCGATCGCCGGGGCCATCTTCAACGAGGGTATGGGCCTGGCCCTCCTGCTCTCGGATGCCGAGCGGATGGCACGCCACGGGGCGGGACAGCTTGCGTCTCGGCAGGGCCAACCACCTGAAGAACCCGAGCCGGAACCCACGCCGGCCGTGGATTTCGAGGCCGAGTTCGCGGACCTGTTCGGGACCGGTCCAACCTGGTCCACCCCGGTCCAGCCTGAAGGCCCGCCGCGAGAGGCCAGAGCGGAGCACGAGGACGCGGGATTCTTCTTCTGA
- a CDS encoding helix-turn-helix domain-containing protein — protein MEKTRSHEIGSRIREARTRHGWTLDELSLCTDRAITPSRLANYEHGIRRPGIEEAEALADAFGDVSAAWILTLDEERRSDAGSCLTSI, from the coding sequence ATGGAAAAGACCCGCAGTCATGAAATCGGCTCCCGCATTCGCGAGGCTCGCACCCGCCACGGATGGACTCTAGACGAGCTGTCGCTGTGCACAGACCGAGCCATCACGCCGTCCCGACTCGCCAACTACGAACACGGCATCAGACGCCCCGGTATCGAGGAGGCGGAGGCACTGGCGGACGCCTTCGGTGATGTCTCGGCTGCTTGGATTTTGACCCTCGATGAGGAGAGACGGTCTGATGCCGGATCCTGCCTGACGTCGATTTGA
- the ssb gene encoding single-stranded DNA-binding protein: MSHGINKAILIGNLGADPDVRTLPSGDAVANISLATSESWTDRSTGELIERTEWHRIALFGKVAEIAGDYLHKGSRVYVEGKLRTRKWTTAEGHERYTTEVIVDARGSMQMLDGRAVQEPAPPPKPEPPKPVRKARKPKARPEPAMTEDDDIPF; encoded by the coding sequence ATGTCCCACGGCATCAACAAGGCCATCCTCATCGGCAATCTGGGCGCGGATCCCGACGTGCGCACGCTCCCCAGCGGCGATGCGGTCGCCAACATCAGCTTGGCGACCAGTGAAAGCTGGACCGATCGCAGCACCGGCGAGTTGATCGAACGCACCGAATGGCATCGGATTGCGTTGTTCGGCAAGGTCGCCGAGATCGCGGGCGACTACCTCCACAAGGGCTCGCGGGTCTACGTGGAAGGCAAGCTGCGCACCCGCAAGTGGACAACCGCCGAGGGGCACGAGCGCTACACCACCGAGGTCATCGTCGATGCGCGCGGCTCCATGCAGATGCTCGACGGTCGCGCGGTGCAGGAGCCCGCACCGCCACCCAAGCCCGAGCCGCCGAAGCCGGTCCGCAAGGCGCGCAAGCCCAAGGCACGGCCCGAGCCGGCAATGACCGAGGACGACGACATTCCGTTCTGA
- a CDS encoding DUF4124 domain-containing protein, which produces MKAGMLMICLMIASWTSQAAGIYRCFDEMGHVTFSQSRCSTDAKAVDVQTREPTAAELQAAQERNEAANRFVDERVSERQAARLAAEQRKLEDAITLRAELYAREAQDRSAAQERSRRAEQNSRRMAEQESTRRAEQKHKRKVENTLHRETALQNAGVMGRDVRYDRAAEACRRTPGANCQ; this is translated from the coding sequence ATGAAAGCAGGAATGTTGATGATTTGCTTGATGATAGCATCGTGGACCTCTCAAGCCGCCGGAATCTACAGGTGCTTCGATGAAATGGGGCACGTTACATTTTCTCAGTCACGCTGCTCGACTGACGCGAAGGCTGTTGATGTCCAGACTCGGGAGCCAACAGCCGCCGAGCTTCAAGCGGCTCAGGAACGAAACGAAGCCGCGAACAGGTTCGTGGATGAGCGTGTCAGCGAAAGACAGGCCGCCAGACTAGCCGCCGAGCAACGGAAGCTAGAAGACGCAATCACGCTCCGGGCCGAGCTTTATGCGAGGGAGGCTCAAGACCGCAGTGCGGCGCAAGAACGCAGCCGTAGAGCGGAGCAAAACAGCAGACGTATGGCCGAGCAAGAAAGCACACGCAGGGCGGAGCAAAAACACAAGCGCAAGGTTGAGAACACGCTCCACCGAGAAACGGCTCTTCAAAACGCTGGCGTCATGGGGAGAGACGTACGCTACGACAGAGCCGCCGAAGCGTGCCGAAGAACGCCTGGAGCTAACTGCCAATAG
- a CDS encoding YqaJ viral recombinase family protein — protein sequence MKLIPLKQRTPAWEAWRTQGVTASEAPVILGRSPYKTPWRLWAERTGVVAPEDLSNKPCVQRGIALEDQVRRGFEDRHRTLLLPLCAESIEHPALRCSLDGLNDDGEPVELKVPTERTYRRLHREREQATAYRLAWVQLQFQLYVTGASQGWLVFDPCLAGSPPLEFAVARDEPFLENALIPACLAFWDCITGGQAPESDRERDPDVPAVADLAQWQDAARTYRALLEDRGQLDARLKSIKDRLAHAEAVFVRLMGDHLLAEAEGVRVTRYQQNGTIDYPALLNAIAPDLDDATLDRYRRPPTQRIKVTLQGETVPTATISPPAATASSFYF from the coding sequence ATGAAACTGATTCCCCTGAAACAACGCACACCGGCGTGGGAGGCGTGGCGCACCCAAGGCGTCACTGCCTCCGAAGCGCCGGTCATTCTCGGGCGCTCGCCCTACAAGACACCCTGGCGCCTTTGGGCGGAACGCACCGGGGTGGTCGCGCCCGAGGATCTTTCTAATAAGCCCTGCGTGCAGCGCGGCATTGCCCTGGAGGATCAGGTTCGCCGGGGCTTCGAGGACCGCCACAGGACCCTGCTGCTGCCGCTCTGCGCCGAGTCCATCGAGCATCCCGCCCTGCGCTGTTCGCTCGATGGCCTGAACGACGACGGCGAGCCGGTCGAGCTGAAGGTCCCCACCGAAAGGACCTACCGACGGCTGCATCGTGAGCGCGAACAGGCGACCGCCTACCGGCTCGCCTGGGTGCAGCTTCAGTTCCAGCTCTATGTCACAGGAGCATCGCAGGGCTGGTTGGTCTTCGACCCGTGTCTTGCGGGATCACCACCGCTGGAGTTCGCCGTCGCACGCGACGAGCCATTCCTGGAGAACGCACTGATCCCCGCGTGTCTGGCCTTTTGGGACTGCATCACCGGCGGCCAAGCGCCGGAATCCGATCGGGAACGGGATCCCGATGTTCCCGCCGTTGCGGACCTGGCACAGTGGCAGGATGCCGCCCGCACCTACCGAGCACTGCTGGAGGACCGCGGGCAACTGGACGCCCGGCTCAAGTCCATCAAGGACCGGCTCGCGCACGCCGAAGCCGTGTTCGTCCGGCTCATGGGCGACCACCTGCTGGCCGAAGCCGAAGGGGTCCGGGTCACCCGCTATCAGCAGAACGGCACCATCGATTATCCCGCCCTGTTGAACGCGATCGCGCCGGATCTGGACGACGCCACCCTGGATCGCTATCGACGTCCGCCGACGCAGCGGATCAAGGTGACCCTTCAAGGCGAGACCGTCCCGACCGCAACCATATCGCCACCCGCCGCAACGGCCAGCTCGTTCTACTTCTGA
- a CDS encoding DUF6399 domain-containing protein: MDRAKHLHAVAQAQQDGQSQRAAVSGAGVARSTLRHWNASPAPSAPAALSAFVETPEGVVWLRRILVAAHWSIGEQGGAGVRVVCDFLERSGLSAFIGASYGAQQAFHAGLEEQIVTAATELRGTLAQAMPHRTLSIAEDETWKDGMRLVGIDAVSNFILLEHRSDERSAAAWTRALEGGLEGLNVTVVQGTSDEAKGLLAHVERDLGAHHATDLFHLQHEVSQAMSLSLKRAEQQAETAETEAKARWQDECAAEQAYHRRRHGPGRPPAFAARIDEALSAYVQASLAREQAHAHRAEAKALIGAFSEVDHPYEIQQGQAQTPEQLEARLGTLFARLEAIAEEADLSERLCAHLAKAKRLTQSLVATLTFFFMMVNTRVQALDLASAIEQAMLDDLIPALYLERVAARSTRAEPRHRLRALSAQRLAPLRQPSHPIQSLDPQTRHHLEQVAGECADLFQRSSSCVEGRNGFLALYQHGHHRLSPRKQQVLTALHNFAIKRPDGTTAAERFFAQPHPSLFEQVLERMPWPARPARRRPRPARQPYLVPVAA, encoded by the coding sequence TTGGATCGCGCCAAGCACCTGCATGCGGTGGCGCAAGCCCAGCAGGATGGGCAGAGTCAACGCGCGGCGGTCAGCGGCGCCGGCGTGGCGCGCAGCACCCTGCGTCACTGGAACGCGTCCCCTGCGCCATCGGCGCCGGCGGCGCTGTCGGCCTTCGTCGAGACGCCCGAGGGCGTGGTGTGGCTGCGCCGGATCCTGGTTGCCGCGCACTGGAGCATCGGCGAGCAGGGCGGCGCGGGCGTGCGCGTGGTCTGCGATTTTCTCGAGCGCAGTGGGCTGTCGGCATTCATCGGCGCCTCCTACGGTGCGCAGCAGGCGTTCCATGCCGGCTTGGAGGAGCAGATCGTCACCGCCGCCACCGAACTGCGCGGGACGCTGGCCCAAGCCATGCCCCATCGCACACTGAGCATCGCCGAAGATGAGACGTGGAAAGACGGCATGCGTTTGGTGGGCATCGATGCGGTCTCGAACTTCATCCTGCTCGAGCACAGGAGCGATGAGCGCTCGGCGGCGGCCTGGACACGGGCGCTCGAGGGTGGACTCGAGGGGCTGAATGTCACGGTGGTGCAAGGCACCAGCGATGAGGCCAAGGGGCTGTTGGCGCATGTCGAGCGTGATCTGGGCGCACACCATGCCACGGACCTGTTTCATCTGCAGCATGAGGTCAGCCAGGCGATGAGTCTGTCGCTGAAGCGCGCCGAGCAACAGGCCGAGACGGCGGAGACCGAGGCGAAGGCGCGCTGGCAAGACGAATGCGCCGCCGAGCAGGCCTATCATCGGCGCCGCCACGGCCCCGGGCGCCCGCCGGCGTTCGCCGCGCGCATCGACGAGGCGCTGAGCGCTTACGTCCAAGCCAGCCTTGCGCGCGAGCAGGCCCACGCGCACCGCGCCGAGGCCAAAGCCCTGATCGGTGCGTTCAGCGAGGTCGATCATCCCTACGAGATCCAACAGGGACAGGCGCAAACCCCCGAGCAGTTGGAGGCGCGTCTGGGAACGCTGTTTGCGCGCCTGGAGGCGATCGCCGAGGAAGCGGATCTTTCCGAGCGTCTCTGCGCACATCTGGCCAAGGCGAAGCGCCTGACTCAAAGCCTCGTCGCCACGCTGACCTTCTTCTTCATGATGGTCAACACCCGGGTGCAGGCGCTGGACCTGGCATCGGCCATCGAGCAGGCGATGCTCGACGATCTGATCCCGGCGCTTTATCTGGAGCGCGTCGCCGCACGCAGCACCCGCGCCGAGCCCCGTCATCGACTCCGAGCACTGAGTGCGCAGCGTCTCGCCCCGCTGAGGCAGCCCTCGCACCCGATCCAGTCGCTGGATCCGCAGACCCGTCACCATCTCGAGCAGGTCGCCGGGGAGTGTGCCGATCTGTTCCAGCGCAGCAGCTCCTGTGTCGAGGGACGCAACGGCTTCCTCGCGCTCTATCAGCACGGGCATCACCGACTCAGTCCGCGCAAGCAGCAGGTCTTGACCGCCCTGCACAACTTTGCGATCAAGCGGCCCGACGGCACCACGGCCGCCGAGCGCTTCTTCGCTCAACCCCACCCATCCTTGTTCGAGCAGGTGCTCGAGCGCATGCCCTGGCCCGCCCGACCGGCCCGACGACGACCGCGCCCGGCAAGGCAGCCTTACCTCGTTCCTGTGGCGGCTTAG
- a CDS encoding DUF6399 domain-containing protein: MDRAKHLHAVAQAQQDGQSQRAAVSGAGVARSTLRHWNASPAPSAPAALSAFVETPEGVVWLRRILVAAHWSIGEQGGAGVRVVCDFLERSGLSAFIGASYGAQQAFHAGLEEQIVTAATELRGTLAQAMPHRTLSIAEDETWKDGMRLVGIDAVSNFILLEHRSDERSAAAWTRALEGGLEGLNVTVVQGTSDEAKGLLAHVERDLGAHHATDLFHLQHEVSQAMSLSLKRAEQQAETAETEAKARWQDECAAEQAYHRRRHGPGRPPAFAARIDEALSAYVQASLAREQAHAHRAEAKALIGAFSEVDHPYEIQQGQAQTPEQLEARLGTLFARLEAIAEEADLSERLCAHLAKAKRLTQSLVATLTFFFMMVNTRVQALDLAPAIEQAMLDDLIPALYLERVAARSTRAEPRHRLRALSAQRLAPLRQPSHPIQSLDPQTRHHLEQVAGECADLFQRSSSCVEGRNGFLALYQHGHHRLSPRKQQVLTALHNFAIKRPDGTTAAERFFAQPHPSLFEQVLERMPWPARPARRRPRPARQPYLVPVAA, translated from the coding sequence TTGGATCGCGCCAAGCACCTGCATGCGGTGGCGCAAGCCCAGCAGGATGGGCAGAGTCAACGCGCGGCGGTCAGCGGCGCCGGCGTGGCGCGCAGCACCCTGCGTCACTGGAACGCGTCCCCTGCGCCATCGGCGCCGGCGGCGCTGTCGGCCTTCGTCGAGACGCCCGAGGGCGTGGTGTGGCTGCGCCGGATCCTGGTTGCCGCGCACTGGAGCATCGGCGAGCAGGGCGGCGCGGGCGTGCGCGTGGTCTGCGATTTTCTCGAGCGCAGTGGGCTGTCGGCATTCATCGGCGCCTCCTACGGTGCGCAGCAGGCGTTCCATGCCGGCTTGGAGGAGCAGATCGTCACCGCCGCCACCGAACTGCGCGGGACGCTGGCCCAAGCCATGCCCCATCGCACACTGAGCATCGCCGAAGATGAGACGTGGAAAGACGGCATGCGTTTGGTGGGCATCGATGCGGTCTCGAACTTCATCCTGCTCGAGCACAGGAGCGATGAGCGCTCGGCGGCGGCCTGGACACGGGCGCTCGAGGGTGGACTCGAGGGGCTGAATGTCACGGTGGTGCAAGGCACCAGCGATGAGGCCAAGGGGCTGTTGGCGCATGTCGAGCGTGATCTGGGCGCACACCATGCCACGGACCTGTTTCATCTGCAGCATGAGGTCAGCCAGGCGATGAGTCTGTCGCTGAAGCGCGCCGAGCAACAGGCCGAGACGGCGGAGACCGAGGCGAAGGCGCGCTGGCAAGACGAATGCGCCGCCGAGCAGGCCTATCATCGGCGCCGCCACGGCCCCGGGCGCCCGCCGGCGTTCGCCGCGCGCATCGACGAGGCGCTGAGCGCTTACGTCCAAGCCAGCCTTGCGCGCGAGCAGGCCCACGCGCACCGCGCCGAGGCCAAAGCCCTGATCGGTGCGTTCAGCGAGGTCGATCATCCCTACGAGATCCAACAGGGACAGGCGCAAACCCCCGAGCAGTTGGAGGCGCGTCTGGGAACGCTGTTTGCGCGCCTGGAGGCGATCGCCGAGGAAGCGGATCTTTCCGAGCGTCTCTGCGCACATCTGGCCAAGGCGAAGCGCCTGACTCAAAGCCTCGTCGCCACGCTGACCTTCTTCTTCATGATGGTCAACACCCGGGTGCAGGCGCTGGACCTGGCACCGGCCATCGAGCAGGCGATGCTCGACGATCTGATCCCGGCGCTTTATCTGGAGCGCGTCGCCGCACGCAGCACCCGCGCCGAGCCCCGTCATCGACTCCGAGCACTGAGTGCGCAGCGTCTCGCCCCGCTGAGGCAGCCCTCGCACCCGATCCAGTCGCTGGATCCGCAGACCCGTCACCATCTCGAGCAGGTCGCCGGGGAGTGTGCCGATCTGTTCCAGCGCAGCAGCTCCTGTGTCGAGGGACGCAACGGCTTCCTCGCGCTCTATCAGCACGGGCATCACCGACTCAGTCCGCGCAAGCAGCAGGTCTTGACCGCCCTGCACAACTTTGCGATCAAGCGGCCCGACGGCACCACGGCCGCCGAGCGCTTCTTCGCTCAACCCCACCCATCCTTGTTCGAGCAGGTGCTCGAGCGCATGCCCTGGCCCGCCCGACCGGCCCGACGACGACCGCGCCCGGCAAGGCAGCCTTACCTCGTTCCTGTGGCGGCTTAG
- a CDS encoding AAA family ATPase, whose amino-acid sequence MTTTQRFDVATTFGVKARPGLEVQGFADDTHPQIPVHKPYVFRPELLRDVLAFLHEAGGDGLFLTGPTGSGKTSLVTQVASRLNWPVQGVTCHGRMEIGALLGQFVLTNGSTRFVHGPLSVAARDGHLLILNESDLMDPSELAGLNDIIEGQPLVIAENGGEVIRPHPQFRVFATGNSAGAGDGSGLYQGVLRQNLAFMDRFRVVQVGYPEAELEKQVILGAVPKMPETIVEKMIRVAEEVRRLFLGSDQEAGELTVTMSTRTLVRWAALSLTFKGAPNVFHYALQQALTARAEPEQREAIHRIAADVFGDYWESTP is encoded by the coding sequence ATGACAACCACCCAACGCTTCGATGTCGCCACGACCTTCGGTGTCAAAGCCCGCCCCGGACTGGAGGTCCAGGGCTTTGCCGACGACACCCATCCGCAGATCCCCGTACACAAGCCCTATGTGTTTCGGCCCGAGCTGCTGCGCGACGTGCTGGCTTTCCTGCATGAGGCCGGCGGCGACGGCCTGTTTCTGACCGGCCCGACCGGCTCGGGCAAGACCAGCCTGGTGACCCAGGTCGCCAGCCGTCTGAACTGGCCCGTCCAGGGCGTGACCTGTCACGGCCGCATGGAGATCGGGGCGCTGCTCGGTCAGTTCGTCCTGACCAACGGCAGCACCCGCTTCGTGCATGGTCCGCTGTCCGTGGCAGCCCGAGACGGACATCTGCTGATCCTCAACGAGAGCGACCTGATGGACCCCTCGGAGCTGGCCGGGCTCAACGACATCATCGAGGGCCAGCCCTTGGTGATTGCCGAGAACGGCGGCGAGGTCATTCGTCCGCATCCGCAGTTCCGTGTGTTCGCCACCGGCAACTCGGCCGGCGCAGGCGACGGCTCCGGGCTCTACCAAGGCGTGCTGCGGCAGAACCTCGCCTTCATGGATCGCTTTCGCGTCGTGCAGGTCGGCTATCCCGAGGCCGAGCTGGAGAAGCAGGTGATTCTCGGCGCCGTACCGAAGATGCCCGAAACGATCGTCGAGAAGATGATCCGCGTCGCCGAGGAGGTCCGACGGCTCTTTCTGGGCTCCGACCAGGAGGCCGGCGAGCTGACCGTGACCATGAGCACAAGGACCCTGGTGCGCTGGGCGGCGCTCAGTTTGACGTTCAAGGGTGCGCCGAACGTCTTTCACTACGCGCTTCAACAGGCGCTGACCGCCAGAGCCGAGCCCGAGCAACGCGAGGCCATACACCGCATTGCCGCCGATGTGTTCGGCGACTACTGGGAGAGCACACCGTGA
- a CDS encoding pilin, which yields MIKANWNDCFTDPSRNVSKYVKSINLSAGSGVNITITGTGAADADNKDFFLRAMDSNGDPMSFPTDFGKHIHSWQCGVNKNSDAIAFKYLPSNCVQLAK from the coding sequence ATGATCAAGGCCAACTGGAACGATTGTTTTACTGACCCGAGCCGCAATGTCTCAAAATACGTGAAAAGCATAAACCTCAGCGCTGGATCCGGTGTGAACATTACAATTACGGGGACTGGCGCAGCAGATGCCGATAACAAGGACTTTTTCCTCAGGGCGATGGATTCCAATGGCGACCCGATGAGCTTTCCAACCGATTTCGGCAAACATATTCATAGCTGGCAGTGCGGAGTGAATAAGAATTCAGATGCAATCGCTTTCAAATACCTACCCTCTAACTGCGTGCAGCTAGCTAAATAA